From Hippea alviniae EP5-r, one genomic window encodes:
- a CDS encoding type II secretion system F family protein, with amino-acid sequence MALFIYSFITKEGEIRKESDEFESIEALYEHIDTIGGTLYKVFEVPSVLESIYKSIVIGKPKLKDISEFIRGVSVYLESGVSIQYALKDLGEGATNKAIKYAAFKMLKMLDEGYSLSSAMEEIGFFPKIVISMAKIGEASGELDRTLKDAADYLDRVIEIRSATKRALIYPTFSLLSIIGAFIFWIAYVLPKLVGLFTSEGMKLPLATRMLIWISNFFEAYWFVFVVVILAVIFTFPFLLKIKKFRYWVHYTLWRMPIVGMIIRYSQMAFYFQYLALLSAAGVTITESLETMESAITNDYFLKSVGKLSDKLREGEKLSESMKGLNVFEKIAIRMMMVGEETGNMDEQLDRLSRMYYDKVQAMVEVIGKLLEPIVLGFLGLMFIFFILALISPIYNMLGNMTK; translated from the coding sequence ATGGCTCTATTCATATACTCTTTCATAACCAAAGAAGGAGAAATCCGTAAGGAGTCTGACGAGTTTGAGTCTATAGAAGCGTTGTATGAACATATAGATACAATAGGTGGAACATTATATAAGGTTTTTGAAGTCCCGTCAGTTCTTGAAAGTATTTATAAATCGATAGTAATAGGTAAGCCAAAGCTTAAAGATATATCCGAGTTTATAAGGGGGGTATCCGTATATTTGGAAAGCGGAGTATCAATTCAATATGCCCTTAAGGATTTAGGCGAAGGTGCTACAAATAAGGCTATAAAATATGCAGCATTTAAAATGCTTAAGATGCTTGACGAAGGCTACAGTCTTTCAAGTGCAATGGAAGAGATAGGCTTTTTTCCTAAGATTGTCATATCTATGGCAAAAATAGGCGAAGCATCAGGAGAGTTAGACAGAACTCTAAAAGATGCGGCAGATTATCTTGACAGAGTAATAGAGATAAGGTCTGCAACCAAAAGGGCGCTTATCTATCCAACATTTAGCCTTCTCTCTATCATAGGAGCATTTATTTTTTGGATAGCCTATGTATTACCAAAACTTGTTGGGCTTTTTACATCCGAAGGCATGAAGTTACCGTTGGCTACCCGTATGCTTATCTGGATAAGCAACTTCTTTGAAGCTTACTGGTTTGTGTTTGTTGTGGTTATTTTAGCTGTCATTTTTACATTTCCGTTTCTGCTTAAGATTAAGAAATTTAGATATTGGGTTCATTATACACTTTGGAGAATGCCCATTGTTGGTATGATAATCAGATACTCCCAGATGGCGTTTTATTTTCAATACCTTGCTTTGCTCTCTGCTGCTGGTGTTACGATTACTGAGTCTCTTGAGACGATGGAATCCGCAATAACAAACGACTATTTTCTAAAGTCTGTCGGCAAACTGTCCGATAAATTAAGAGAAGGAGAGAAGTTGTCCGAATCTATGAAGGGTTTAAATGTGTTTGAAAAGATTGCAATAAGAATGATGATGGTTGGTGAAGAGACAGGGAATATGGATGAGCAGCTCGACAGGTTGTCAAGGATGTATTACGATAAGGTTCAGGCGATGGTTGAAGTTATAGGTAAACTGCTTGAGCCTATTGTTTTAGGATTTTTGGGTCTTATGTTTATCTTTTTCATCCTTGCGCTCATTAGTCCAATCTATAACATGCTTGGTAATATGACGAAGTAA
- a CDS encoding GspE/PulE family protein, whose protein sequence is MAKPIGQLLKEYGIVTEEHIQYAISVQKALKKRLGDVLLTLGFVTDYEVAQVLAKQSGFEFIDLKTLNPTLDALKLIPKSFSIQNNILPIEIDENRLIVAIPDPYDERLKATIKRFFRGEIVFKVAPASELAKKVERFYYLAENPIDETIKENVEQLLKGNEISVENLANLLIEDAIDKGASDMHINPLKEVTLVSYRIDGVLHLFHSLPASVHSRIISTIKVRSGMDIATTNIPQDGAMDYEFLHEKFNFRVSTVPSIHGENLVIRILGGASRLITLNQIGFSDKQLEIVQKAINAPFGIILATGPTGAGKTTTLYSLLRHINTMERNVLTIEDPVELRVPLVHQVNVNPKANLTFASAIRSFLRQDPDVILVGEIRDEETATLAIRAALTGHLVLSTLHTNDAIGAISRLKDLGIGNFLLSSSLTAVIAQRLVRKLCPFCKQKVKLSDEDKKYLGIDIDEAYQHMGCEHCKFTGYVGRIAAGEVMLVDKKIQEMIVDGSSIAAIKSYLSEKGMITMRESAVGFVKEGITDIAEVKRVFGV, encoded by the coding sequence ATGGCAAAGCCTATAGGCCAACTTCTCAAAGAGTATGGAATAGTAACCGAAGAGCATATACAGTATGCAATATCTGTTCAGAAGGCTTTAAAGAAGAGATTGGGTGATGTTCTGCTTACTTTGGGTTTTGTTACGGATTATGAAGTAGCTCAGGTTTTAGCAAAACAGTCGGGTTTTGAGTTTATCGACCTAAAAACATTAAATCCAACACTCGATGCACTTAAGTTGATTCCAAAGAGCTTCTCTATCCAGAACAACATTTTGCCCATAGAGATAGACGAAAATAGGCTCATTGTTGCAATACCAGACCCTTACGATGAGAGATTAAAGGCGACTATAAAAAGGTTTTTTCGTGGAGAGATAGTTTTTAAGGTTGCACCTGCTTCTGAGCTTGCAAAAAAGGTTGAGCGTTTCTATTATTTAGCTGAAAATCCTATCGATGAGACTATAAAAGAGAATGTAGAGCAGCTTCTTAAAGGTAATGAGATATCCGTTGAGAATTTAGCCAATCTTTTAATAGAAGATGCAATAGACAAGGGTGCAAGTGATATGCATATAAACCCGCTAAAGGAAGTTACTCTTGTATCGTATCGTATAGACGGTGTTTTGCATCTGTTTCATAGCTTGCCAGCGTCTGTCCATTCCAGAATTATCTCAACGATTAAGGTAAGAAGCGGAATGGATATAGCAACAACAAATATTCCGCAAGATGGAGCTATGGACTATGAGTTTCTGCATGAGAAGTTTAATTTTAGAGTATCAACTGTCCCTTCCATTCATGGCGAGAATCTGGTTATAAGGATACTTGGTGGAGCATCAAGACTTATAACGCTTAATCAGATAGGTTTTTCGGATAAACAGCTTGAAATTGTCCAAAAGGCTATAAATGCACCGTTTGGTATTATCTTAGCCACAGGACCGACAGGTGCAGGTAAAACAACAACGCTTTACTCTCTACTTAGACATATAAACACAATGGAACGCAATGTGTTAACAATAGAAGACCCGGTTGAGCTTAGAGTTCCGCTTGTTCATCAGGTAAATGTTAATCCAAAGGCTAATCTTACCTTTGCTTCTGCTATTCGCTCATTCTTAAGACAAGACCCGGATGTCATACTGGTTGGTGAGATAAGGGATGAAGAGACAGCAACACTTGCAATCAGAGCTGCATTGACGGGACATCTGGTTCTTTCAACACTTCACACAAATGATGCTATAGGTGCTATATCAAGACTGAAGGACTTGGGTATAGGAAATTTTCTTCTATCTTCGTCTCTTACCGCTGTTATAGCTCAAAGACTTGTTAGAAAGCTTTGTCCTTTCTGTAAACAGAAGGTGAAGTTGAGTGATGAAGACAAGAAGTATTTGGGTATCGATATAGATGAAGCCTATCAGCATATGGGTTGTGAGCATTGTAAATTTACAGGGTATGTTGGCAGGATAGCAGCAGGCGAAGTGATGCTTGTTGATAAGAAGATTCAGGAGATGATAGTTGATGGTTCGTCTATTGCGGCTATAAAGTCCTATCTTTCCGAAAAGGGTATGATAACAATGAGAGAGTCTGCCGTTGGGTTTGTTAAAGAAGGCATAACGGATATAGCAGAAGTAAAAAGGGTATTCGGCGTTTAG